The proteins below are encoded in one region of Triticum aestivum cultivar Chinese Spring chromosome 1B, IWGSC CS RefSeq v2.1, whole genome shotgun sequence:
- the LOC123116586 gene encoding classical arabinogalactan protein 9: MATSLDPAPLRHLASARRCVPPPHQTQGASPPCAAACAASRAATSPQARRPAMEASSSTELLCAPPASRLPPHAASRPDPAEGGPATLDPASSSPHGPPPCRSDAPRRSSANQAHQPPGSCCSPSARSLAPCSCQGPSRSPTGSSSSPPSPREQRWWITC; the protein is encoded by the exons ATGGCGACCTCCCTCGACCCCGCGCCGCTGCGCcacctcgcctccgcccgccggtGCGTGCCGCCACCTCACCAGACCCAAGGAGCCTCGCCGCCTTGTGCTGCCGCCTGCGCCGCGTCGCGCGCCGCCACCTCCCCACAAGCTCGCCGCCCCGCCATGGAAGCCTCGTCGAGCACCGAGCTCCTCTGCGCCCCGCCCGCGTCGCGGCTGCCGCCCCACGCTGCCTCGCGCCCGGATCCGGCCGAGGGTGGTCCGGCCACTCTAGATCCAGCCTCCTCCTCACCGCACGGGCCTCCTCCTTGCCGGAGTGacgcccctcgccggagcagcgccaACCAAGCCCATCAGCCACCAGGGTCGTGCTGCAGCCCATCCGCGAGATCTCTGGCGCCGTGCAGCTGCCAGGGTCCAAGTCGCTCTCCAACCGGATCCTCGTCCTCTCCGCCCTCTCCGAG GGAACAACGGTGGTGGATAACCTGTTGA